One Barnesiella propionica genomic window carries:
- a CDS encoding MBL fold metallo-hydrolase: MDLRFMSLASGSSGNCYYLGTDEYGILIDAGIGIRTIKKALKDNGISFEKIIALCITHDHADHIKSAGIVGERYGIPIYTTEAILQGMNRNYCMVEKVYSAHRNIVKEVPFRIRDFEITAFEVPHDGTDNVGYFIRFGRHKFAFATDLGHITDIAAHYLKQANFMVIEANYDEEMLINGTYPPYLKKRILAGSGHMDNAATGEFLARNFTSDLKYIFLCHLSRDNNHPELAYKTIEYRLYQEGIRVGKDVELVALTRNHPSEYYNFGE, translated from the coding sequence ATGGATTTACGATTTATGAGCCTGGCCAGCGGAAGCAGTGGAAATTGTTATTATCTGGGAACAGACGAATACGGTATTCTGATTGATGCGGGGATAGGGATAAGAACGATAAAAAAAGCATTAAAGGATAATGGTATCTCTTTCGAAAAAATCATAGCTCTTTGTATAACTCACGATCATGCCGATCACATCAAATCTGCCGGAATTGTAGGTGAAAGATATGGCATACCCATTTATACGACCGAAGCTATATTGCAGGGTATGAACCGTAATTATTGCATGGTGGAGAAAGTATATAGTGCCCACCGGAATATTGTGAAAGAGGTCCCGTTCAGGATCAGGGATTTCGAAATTACAGCTTTTGAAGTACCTCATGACGGAACCGACAATGTGGGTTATTTTATTCGTTTCGGCCGGCATAAATTTGCTTTTGCTACCGACCTGGGACATATTACCGATATTGCCGCTCATTATCTGAAACAAGCGAACTTTATGGTTATTGAAGCTAATTACGATGAAGAAATGCTTATAAACGGAACGTATCCGCCTTATCTCAAGAAAAGGATCCTGGCAGGCAGCGGTCATATGGACAATGCCGCTACGGGCGAATTTCTGGCCCGTAATTTCACCTCGGATCTCAAATATATATTTCTATGTCATTTAAGCCGGGATAATAATCATCCGGAATTGGCTTATAAAACGATAGAATACAGATTGTATCAGGAAGGCATACGTGTAGGAAAGGATGTGGAACTGGTCGCTCTTACCCGTAACCATCCTTCGGAGTATTATAATTTCGGAGAATAA
- a CDS encoding SAM-dependent methyltransferase, which produces MQVALYLIPVPLGETSIDRVLPDYNRTIIAGIKHYIVENVRTARRFLKKSNPDIVIDELTFYTLDKHTAPESISEYLLPLGNGLPMGVISEAGCPAIADPGADVVAIAQRNGYPVVPLVGPSSILLSLMASGFNGQSFAFHGYLPIEGNERTKKIKLLEQRAWNENQTQIFIETPYRNHRLMEDLIRSCRPQTRLCVACNVSCEDEYIRTCTLKEWSKLKYDFQKKPAIFLIYK; this is translated from the coding sequence CTGCAAGTTGCTTTATATCTGATTCCTGTACCTCTGGGTGAAACTTCTATTGACAGAGTATTACCGGATTATAACCGGACAATTATTGCCGGAATAAAACATTATATTGTTGAAAATGTGCGTACCGCCAGACGTTTTCTCAAAAAAAGCAATCCTGATATCGTGATAGATGAATTGACTTTTTATACACTGGACAAGCATACTGCTCCTGAAAGCATATCGGAATATTTATTGCCATTGGGAAATGGCTTGCCTATGGGGGTCATATCGGAAGCGGGTTGTCCTGCTATAGCCGATCCCGGTGCCGATGTCGTGGCTATAGCGCAGCGGAACGGTTATCCGGTGGTTCCGCTGGTAGGACCGTCGTCCATTTTGCTTTCTTTGATGGCTTCGGGTTTTAACGGACAGAGTTTTGCTTTTCATGGCTATTTGCCTATCGAAGGGAATGAGCGTACAAAAAAGATAAAGCTGCTGGAACAACGCGCCTGGAATGAAAACCAGACCCAGATATTTATCGAGACTCCGTATCGTAATCATCGTCTTATGGAGGATCTGATACGGAGCTGCCGTCCTCAGACTCGTTTGTGCGTAGCTTGTAATGTGAGTTGCGAAGATGAATACATCCGGACTTGCACATTGAAGGAATGGAGTAAATTGAAGTACGATTTTCAGAAAAAGCCGGCTATTTTTTTAATCTATAAATAG
- a CDS encoding methyltransferase RsmF C-terminal domain-like protein, whose translation MKLPDTFVRRTRTLLPEEYDLLEQAILSDSPVSIRCNREKGNISGTDFERVPWSQTGFYLPERIPFTFDPLFHAGAYYVQEASSMFLGHIIRQYIHDPVRYLDLCAAPGGKTTDALSSLPEGSLVVSNELMRSRAHILAENVIKWGNPSAIVTRNEPSDFSSLHHYFDVIATDVPCSGEGMFRKDKEAISEWSPENVIRCADRQKNILRDIWSALRPGGLLIYSTCTYNTEENEEMILFLQKQFGAIPLPVKTHPEWSIKNSLLGDIPVYRFMPHLTRGEGLFMTILRKPENSEATSPGILFRENDKATKRKQNKENSPAVPEELKRMLLHPDRFDFIHETNTFTAFPSIYRKDYQLLRNKLQIIHAGIPIAEQKGKDLIPCHALALSTSLNLNYTDKVEIDLPTAISYLRREGLQLSSDLPRGYLLLTYQGHPIGWVKNVGNRANNLYPQEWRIRSGYIPQGLKSVAISPKNGE comes from the coding sequence ATGAAATTACCTGACACATTTGTCCGACGTACCCGGACTCTACTACCCGAAGAATATGATCTGCTGGAACAGGCTATTCTATCGGATTCTCCGGTAAGCATTCGCTGCAACCGAGAAAAAGGAAATATATCCGGGACCGATTTCGAACGCGTGCCTTGGTCTCAAACCGGCTTCTACCTCCCCGAACGAATTCCATTTACTTTCGACCCGCTTTTTCATGCAGGAGCCTACTATGTACAGGAAGCCTCATCTATGTTTCTGGGGCACATTATCCGGCAGTATATTCACGATCCCGTACGTTATCTCGATCTATGCGCCGCACCGGGAGGTAAAACGACAGACGCTCTTTCCTCTTTGCCCGAAGGAAGCCTGGTCGTAAGTAACGAACTTATGCGCAGCCGGGCCCATATCCTGGCCGAGAATGTAATAAAATGGGGAAATCCTTCAGCGATCGTAACCCGCAACGAACCCTCCGATTTCTCTTCACTACACCATTATTTCGACGTAATAGCCACAGACGTTCCGTGCTCGGGGGAAGGAATGTTCCGTAAAGATAAAGAAGCCATTTCGGAATGGTCGCCTGAAAATGTAATTCGTTGTGCAGACAGACAAAAGAATATCCTTCGCGATATATGGAGTGCACTACGGCCCGGAGGACTGCTCATATACAGCACCTGCACTTACAATACGGAAGAAAACGAAGAGATGATTCTTTTTCTGCAAAAACAATTCGGAGCCATTCCTCTTCCCGTAAAAACGCATCCTGAATGGAGCATAAAAAACTCCTTACTGGGCGACATACCCGTTTACAGATTTATGCCTCATCTTACACGTGGAGAAGGTCTATTCATGACCATCCTCCGAAAACCGGAAAATAGTGAGGCTACGTCGCCCGGGATCTTGTTTAGAGAAAATGACAAAGCTACTAAACGAAAACAAAATAAAGAGAACTCTCCGGCCGTGCCGGAAGAACTCAAAAGGATGTTATTACATCCGGACCGATTCGATTTCATACATGAAACAAACACATTTACAGCTTTCCCTTCTATATACCGGAAAGATTACCAATTATTGCGAAACAAATTACAGATCATCCACGCCGGAATACCTATAGCCGAGCAAAAAGGAAAAGACCTGATCCCCTGCCATGCCCTGGCTTTATCTACTTCTCTGAATCTAAATTACACCGACAAAGTTGAAATAGATCTGCCTACAGCCATATCTTACCTCCGAAGGGAAGGCCTGCAGTTATCTTCAGATTTGCCCCGGGGATATCTACTGCTCACTTATCAGGGGCATCCTATAGGGTGGGTAAAGAACGTGGGCAACCGAGCCAACAACCTTTATCCGCAAGAATGGAGAATACGCAGCGGATATATTCCCCAAGGACTGAAGTCGGTCGCCATCTCTCCCAAAAACGGAGAATAA
- a CDS encoding alpha amylase C-terminal domain-containing protein → MEPLKILQQDPWLAPYSQAIEGRHQYTLETKKALTGRKSLSGFADGYLYFGLHKTDKGWIFREWAPNATEIYLTGTFSDWKEQAQYKLKPIGNGVWETKLKPEALHHLDLYKLSMHWKGGKGERIPAWATRVVQDEKSYIFSAQVWDPAEPYTFKKKKFIPKTSPLLIYECHIGMAQEEERIGTYTEFRETILPRIARMGYNAIQIMAIQEHPYYGSFGYHVSSFFAPSSRFGTPDELKQLIDTAHELGIAVIMDIVHSHAVKNEVEGLGRFDGTHNQYFYGDHRREHPAWDSLCFDYGKHEVIHFLLSNCKYWLEEFKFDGFRFDGVTSMLYYNHGLGQAFGSYADYYNGGQDNNAIAYLSLANLLIHEVNPHAITIAEEMSGMPGLAAPFQDGGMGFDYRMAMGIPDYWIKNIKEKKDEDWKPTSIFWELTNRRCDEKTISYAESHDQALVGDKTIIFRLIDDIMYWHMSKNDNNMTVDRGMALHKMIRLVTLSTINGGYLNFMGNEFGHPEWIDFPREGNGWSYKYARRQWSLFDRKDLKYEFLGEFDRAMIGLIKSIRHFEKTPIEKLWDNDGDQILAFRRKDLIFIFNFHPNKSFTDYGILAPAGAYEMILNSDAREFGGYGLVNPDIVHFTMPDPLYKKAKKEWLRLYIPARSAQVLRLKKDPAKKKTKD, encoded by the coding sequence ATGGAGCCTTTAAAGATTCTGCAACAAGACCCGTGGCTGGCACCCTATAGTCAGGCTATCGAAGGACGCCACCAGTACACACTGGAAACGAAAAAAGCTCTCACAGGAAGAAAATCCCTTTCCGGCTTTGCCGACGGATATCTATATTTCGGTTTGCATAAAACCGACAAAGGATGGATTTTCCGTGAATGGGCTCCTAATGCCACTGAAATATATCTGACTGGGACATTTTCTGACTGGAAAGAACAGGCCCAATACAAATTAAAACCTATAGGAAACGGTGTATGGGAAACCAAACTAAAACCGGAAGCCCTGCACCATCTCGACCTGTATAAACTGTCCATGCACTGGAAAGGAGGAAAAGGAGAACGCATTCCGGCTTGGGCCACACGGGTAGTACAAGACGAAAAAAGCTATATCTTTTCGGCCCAGGTATGGGATCCTGCCGAACCCTATACTTTCAAAAAGAAAAAATTCATACCCAAAACTTCACCCCTCCTTATCTACGAGTGTCATATAGGAATGGCACAGGAGGAAGAAAGAATAGGCACATATACCGAATTTAGGGAAACGATACTCCCCCGCATCGCCCGCATGGGATACAATGCCATACAGATCATGGCCATTCAGGAACACCCTTATTACGGCTCCTTCGGCTATCATGTCTCCAGTTTCTTCGCACCGTCCTCACGGTTCGGGACTCCCGACGAACTGAAACAATTGATAGATACCGCACACGAACTGGGTATCGCCGTAATTATGGATATCGTGCATTCCCACGCCGTTAAAAACGAAGTGGAAGGTCTGGGAAGATTCGACGGTACACACAATCAATACTTTTACGGAGATCACCGCCGGGAACATCCCGCCTGGGATTCTCTTTGCTTCGATTACGGTAAACACGAAGTCATACACTTCCTGCTATCCAATTGTAAATACTGGCTGGAAGAATTTAAATTCGACGGCTTCAGGTTCGACGGCGTAACCTCCATGCTTTACTATAACCACGGTCTGGGACAAGCATTCGGTTCCTATGCCGATTATTATAACGGAGGACAAGACAATAACGCCATAGCTTATCTGAGCCTGGCCAATCTGCTCATACACGAGGTAAATCCTCATGCGATCACCATCGCCGAAGAGATGAGCGGTATGCCGGGCCTGGCCGCACCTTTTCAGGACGGAGGTATGGGATTCGACTACCGCATGGCCATGGGTATTCCGGATTACTGGATAAAAAACATCAAAGAAAAGAAAGACGAAGACTGGAAACCAACTTCTATATTCTGGGAACTGACAAACCGGAGGTGTGATGAAAAGACAATCAGTTATGCCGAAAGTCACGACCAGGCGCTTGTAGGAGATAAGACCATCATCTTCCGGCTGATAGACGATATCATGTACTGGCACATGTCCAAAAACGATAATAATATGACCGTAGACAGGGGAATGGCCTTACACAAAATGATACGGCTGGTTACCCTCTCCACAATCAACGGGGGATACCTGAACTTTATGGGAAATGAATTCGGCCATCCCGAATGGATAGATTTTCCGAGGGAAGGGAACGGATGGTCTTATAAATACGCCCGCAGGCAATGGAGCCTATTTGACAGGAAAGACCTGAAATACGAATTTCTGGGAGAGTTCGACAGGGCCATGATCGGACTTATAAAATCGATACGACATTTTGAAAAGACCCCCATCGAAAAACTATGGGATAACGACGGAGACCAGATACTCGCTTTCCGCCGGAAAGATCTGATATTTATATTCAACTTCCATCCGAACAAATCATTTACCGATTACGGCATTCTGGCCCCCGCAGGGGCCTACGAAATGATCCTGAACAGCGATGCCCGGGAATTCGGAGGATATGGTCTCGTCAATCCCGATATAGTCCATTTTACCATGCCCGATCCTTTATATAAAAAAGCAAAGAAAGAATGGCTGCGGTTATACATACCGGCCCGTTCGGCACAGGTTCTGAGATTAAAAAAAGATCCGGCAAAAAAGAAAACGAAAGATTAA
- a CDS encoding T9SS type A sorting domain-containing protein, which translates to MKRHSFFLLLSVLFVSGVLFSSAQPHTVDREHHGMRGGDTIFKCQVEFKDPGRTGKNVLWDFGKLKEIDKGYKVAYLSLNDSILMEREQQTNYFYTDGRDTLYHTGYDNVTTHVDNLRPEFRIRYPFSYGDSVREYYYGEGIYGRKIYFRTAGHTTVKADACGSVILPGGDTLRNVLRVHYVRQIVERMANEDSILFTVNNDSTLFLPDSIDVHIACDTVRFESDIWRWYARGYRYPVFESRQSRSIVKGDSCEYYQTAFCFPPEEQLLLEDEENEKVRAADDEVRRKEEEEQGKDPGRELREEDIIYNIYPVPAVTCATIEYYLMKDAAVTLKLYDLRGNLVWSRPKQEREAGVYTESCEMSSMPVGEYLLHLSFGRFDYVEKLMKK; encoded by the coding sequence ATGAAAAGACATTCCTTCTTTCTTTTGCTTTCCGTTTTGTTTGTAAGCGGCGTTCTGTTCTCTTCTGCCCAGCCCCATACGGTCGACAGGGAGCATCATGGTATGCGTGGAGGAGATACCATTTTCAAATGCCAGGTTGAATTTAAAGATCCGGGACGTACCGGAAAAAATGTCCTGTGGGATTTCGGAAAACTCAAAGAGATAGACAAAGGATATAAAGTCGCTTACCTGAGCCTTAACGACAGTATCCTAATGGAAAGGGAACAGCAAACCAATTATTTTTATACCGACGGAAGAGATACCTTGTATCATACGGGATACGATAACGTCACCACTCACGTGGACAATCTTCGGCCCGAATTCAGGATACGTTATCCGTTCTCTTACGGGGATTCGGTACGTGAATATTATTACGGGGAAGGAATTTACGGACGCAAGATATATTTCCGTACAGCCGGACATACTACCGTTAAAGCCGATGCCTGCGGTTCGGTGATTTTGCCCGGCGGAGATACTTTGCGTAATGTATTACGGGTACATTACGTGCGGCAGATCGTAGAGCGGATGGCCAATGAAGATAGCATCCTGTTTACGGTAAATAATGACAGCACATTGTTTCTTCCCGACAGTATCGATGTTCATATTGCATGTGATACCGTACGTTTCGAATCCGATATCTGGCGCTGGTATGCCCGGGGTTACCGCTATCCCGTATTCGAGAGCCGTCAGAGCCGGAGTATAGTAAAAGGAGATTCCTGTGAATATTACCAGACTGCGTTCTGTTTTCCGCCCGAAGAACAATTGTTATTGGAAGACGAGGAAAACGAGAAAGTGAGGGCGGCCGATGATGAGGTCCGGCGCAAGGAGGAAGAGGAGCAGGGAAAAGATCCCGGACGGGAGTTGAGGGAAGAAGATATAATTTACAATATCTATCCCGTGCCTGCGGTTACGTGCGCAACGATCGAATATTACCTGATGAAAGATGCGGCCGTTACTTTGAAACTATATGACCTGCGGGGTAACCTGGTATGGAGCCGTCCGAAACAAGAACGGGAAGCCGGGGTTTACACCGAGTCTTGCGAGATGAGCAGTATGCCCGTAGGGGAATATTTGCTTCACCTTTCGTTCGGCAGATTCGATTATGTGGAAAAATTGATGAAAAAATAA
- a CDS encoding ATP-dependent DNA helicase, which yields MVNDIFVQQVRQNLPYQPNPSQEELLYRLAGFVLGPETDSLFLLTGYAGTGKTSLIGGVVRTLSSLSFKTVLLAPTGRAAKVFAGYAGQQAFTIHKKIYRQRSFSPDMEGFLITENLHKDTLFIVDEASMIANDSADSTVYGTGHLLDDLVEYVYSGERCRLLLLGDTAQLPPVGREESPALERDLLSGYGLRVMGYELDQVARQTSESGILFNATRLREMMTCHPLPVPKLRFAPFRDVTALNGEELVEKISEAYDRDGIDETIIITRSNKRANIFNRGVRNQILYREEELSSGDLLLIARNNYFWGKEHKEIGFIANGDVARVERVRRVTEMYGFRFADVLLWFPYLEAEIEAKIILDTLTSESPALTREQGNDLFMRILEDYEDLSSKREKMKRLKEDPWFNALQVKFAYGMTCHKAQGGQWKTAFIDMGYIDPSAVGLDFYRWLYTALTRATGRVYIINPSESFQEKK from the coding sequence ATGGTAAACGACATTTTTGTTCAGCAAGTAAGACAGAATTTACCTTATCAGCCTAATCCTTCTCAGGAAGAACTGTTATATCGGTTAGCCGGTTTTGTCCTGGGACCGGAGACCGATTCCCTGTTTCTGCTTACAGGTTACGCCGGGACAGGAAAGACTTCCCTGATCGGAGGAGTGGTGCGCACCCTTTCTTCTCTGTCGTTCAAAACGGTCTTGCTGGCTCCGACAGGGCGTGCCGCAAAAGTTTTTGCCGGCTATGCCGGACAACAAGCGTTTACCATACACAAGAAAATATACCGGCAAAGGTCTTTTTCTCCTGATATGGAAGGTTTTCTTATAACCGAAAACCTGCATAAAGATACCTTGTTTATTGTCGATGAAGCTTCCATGATAGCTAACGATTCGGCCGATAGCACGGTATATGGTACGGGACATCTGCTGGACGATCTGGTAGAATATGTATATTCGGGAGAGAGATGCCGTTTGTTGTTATTGGGAGATACCGCCCAGTTGCCGCCCGTGGGGAGAGAAGAAAGTCCCGCTCTGGAGCGTGATCTTCTGTCCGGTTACGGATTGCGGGTCATGGGATACGAGCTGGATCAGGTGGCTCGCCAGACAAGTGAATCGGGTATCCTGTTCAATGCCACCCGGCTGAGAGAGATGATGACGTGCCACCCTTTACCGGTTCCCAAGCTTCGTTTCGCACCTTTTCGCGACGTTACCGCGTTGAACGGGGAAGAACTCGTTGAGAAGATTTCAGAGGCTTACGACCGTGACGGTATCGATGAAACCATTATTATAACCCGCAGTAACAAAAGGGCTAATATATTTAATCGGGGAGTACGTAACCAGATACTGTACCGGGAGGAAGAACTATCTTCCGGGGACTTGCTGCTGATTGCCCGGAATAATTATTTCTGGGGAAAAGAACATAAGGAAATAGGCTTTATTGCCAACGGGGATGTGGCAAGGGTAGAAAGAGTGCGGAGAGTTACGGAGATGTACGGTTTCAGGTTTGCCGATGTTCTGTTGTGGTTTCCGTACCTGGAAGCGGAGATAGAGGCGAAGATCATCCTGGACACTTTGACAAGTGAATCGCCGGCGCTTACCCGTGAACAGGGTAACGACCTGTTTATGCGGATTCTGGAAGATTATGAAGATCTGTCTTCTAAGCGTGAAAAAATGAAACGCCTCAAAGAAGATCCCTGGTTCAATGCTTTGCAGGTAAAATTCGCCTATGGTATGACTTGCCATAAGGCGCAGGGAGGACAGTGGAAAACGGCATTTATAGATATGGGATATATCGATCCCTCAGCTGTGGGTTTAGATTTTTATAGGTGGTTATATACAGCTCTTACCCGGGCTACCGGACGGGTATATATCATTAATCCGTCCGAATCTTTTCAGGAAAAAAAGTGA
- a CDS encoding DUF3822 family protein has translation MTKKFNRNGMNGTLQHKDIELEHTGQYHLALKLDDNGFSFALYNPAVNGSYIYRKETFDLNLHNYLFALENAVYSYPVLLQNFRKTQILVQPEHFTFIPLPFASSRDNEIYFRFCFPESKDEILENNLSRCGSQLLFGIAPDVSDFLRRTFDRPQILHHLTPLCEYFYRKSRLGNNAKMYAHLQKGNLDLLCFNKEGLLLANTFRFRHINDAAYYILNAWQQLEYDQMNDELQLSGDKNLRNEITPLMREYITYVMPTIFPSHLFELGEETHGAPFDLVILPLCEL, from the coding sequence GTGACAAAAAAGTTTAACAGGAACGGCATGAACGGAACACTGCAACATAAAGATATCGAATTGGAACATACGGGACAATATCATCTGGCCTTAAAACTGGACGATAACGGTTTTTCGTTCGCCCTGTATAACCCGGCGGTAAACGGTTCTTATATCTACCGCAAAGAGACATTCGATCTCAACCTGCATAATTACCTGTTCGCTTTGGAAAACGCAGTCTATTCCTATCCCGTTCTCTTACAGAATTTCCGAAAGACACAGATACTCGTACAACCGGAACATTTTACTTTTATCCCATTGCCTTTCGCCTCTTCCCGCGATAACGAAATCTATTTCCGGTTTTGTTTTCCGGAATCAAAGGACGAAATACTGGAAAACAATCTGAGCCGCTGCGGGTCACAACTGCTGTTCGGCATTGCTCCGGATGTCTCGGATTTCTTGCGGAGAACTTTCGACCGCCCTCAGATACTTCACCACCTTACTCCTTTATGTGAATACTTTTACCGCAAAAGCAGGCTGGGCAACAATGCGAAAATGTATGCCCATTTGCAAAAAGGAAATCTGGACTTGTTGTGTTTCAATAAGGAAGGGTTATTGCTCGCAAATACATTCCGTTTCAGACACATCAACGATGCGGCTTATTACATACTTAATGCCTGGCAGCAGCTGGAATACGACCAAATGAACGACGAACTTCAACTATCCGGCGACAAAAATCTGCGCAACGAGATTACTCCTCTTATGAGAGAATATATTACTTATGTAATGCCCACGATATTTCCGTCACATCTGTTCGAGCTCGGGGAAGAAACACACGGAGCGCCGTTCGATCTGGTCATATTACCTCTGTGCGAATTATAA
- a CDS encoding endonuclease → MKKNYFFLAVLFFGYIGTFAQIPVSYYVNTHGKKMDELKTAFHQIISEPCDVLPYGWGAGCLATQFVKTDNYGDGRVWDMYSDVKLYYPNTYGVNIEHSLPKSWWGVSDETSDIYVGNVKAYQDLHHLSPSNVAANTAKGNYALGEVEGDIPYNDNGDILPFNNYVSKVGPGKSFMGYEENTVFEPDDEYKGDFARMYMYMVTCYENLSNRWRSVGTRSMLQKDTYPVFTVGAQRLLLKWSREDPVSQKEIDRNNAVYAIQHNRNPFIDFPNLAEYIWGDSIMRPFLLDKTAKSGAFDGILPVLPDAPVEGDVLLSTTFMTSLLPFQPVSVTGEQGWKYTSGYGAQMSGYLGHSISNEDWLISPPMDFSDVVSATLKFMHVCNKGSVANMKDNHTLWYSVSYSRSGEIRPEEWIQIPVPKYSSGTSWNDWAAPEIVLPSELNGQGKVFIAFKYLSTDSESATWQIKNLSLNVSRKSLEVGTIPGENADIHIWFDGNGTLRISAPEKVERVSIYGIGGELLYEGRGVAGVSGISLPAGLYLVKAVCAGGRVFSEKVICR, encoded by the coding sequence ATGAAAAAAAATTACTTTTTTTTAGCTGTATTATTCTTCGGATATATAGGAACTTTTGCACAAATACCGGTTTCTTATTATGTAAATACCCATGGAAAGAAAATGGATGAATTGAAAACTGCATTTCATCAAATCATATCCGAGCCGTGCGATGTTCTGCCGTATGGCTGGGGAGCCGGCTGCCTGGCTACACAGTTCGTCAAGACCGATAATTACGGGGATGGCCGCGTATGGGATATGTATTCCGATGTGAAACTTTATTACCCTAATACATACGGTGTGAATATAGAACATTCACTTCCGAAAAGCTGGTGGGGAGTGTCGGACGAAACTTCCGACATTTATGTAGGTAATGTAAAGGCTTATCAGGATCTTCATCATTTATCCCCTTCCAATGTTGCCGCCAATACGGCGAAAGGCAATTATGCGCTGGGTGAGGTAGAAGGCGATATTCCTTATAATGATAATGGAGATATTTTGCCGTTTAATAATTATGTTTCTAAAGTCGGACCCGGAAAATCTTTTATGGGATATGAAGAGAATACTGTTTTTGAGCCGGACGATGAATATAAGGGTGATTTTGCCCGTATGTACATGTATATGGTAACTTGTTATGAGAATCTCAGCAACCGCTGGCGTTCGGTGGGAACCAGATCCATGCTGCAAAAAGATACGTATCCGGTCTTCACGGTAGGTGCACAGCGGTTATTGCTGAAGTGGAGCCGGGAAGATCCCGTATCACAAAAAGAGATAGACCGTAATAACGCAGTCTATGCTATCCAGCATAACCGTAACCCGTTCATCGATTTTCCTAATTTGGCCGAATATATTTGGGGGGATAGCATTATGAGGCCTTTTTTGTTGGATAAGACTGCAAAGTCGGGTGCTTTTGACGGAATATTGCCTGTACTGCCGGATGCTCCGGTTGAAGGAGATGTTTTATTGTCGACTACTTTTATGACATCGTTACTCCCGTTTCAGCCGGTGTCTGTAACAGGGGAGCAGGGTTGGAAATATACCTCCGGTTATGGTGCGCAGATGTCAGGCTATCTGGGACATTCCATTAGTAACGAAGACTGGCTGATATCTCCGCCTATGGATTTTTCCGATGTGGTATCAGCTACTCTTAAATTCATGCATGTGTGTAATAAAGGAAGTGTAGCGAATATGAAAGATAATCATACGCTGTGGTATTCTGTTTCATATTCCCGGAGTGGTGAAATACGTCCGGAAGAATGGATACAGATACCTGTACCGAAGTATTCGTCCGGAACCAGTTGGAATGATTGGGCTGCACCGGAGATTGTTTTACCATCGGAACTGAACGGGCAAGGAAAGGTTTTTATTGCGTTTAAATATTTGAGTACCGATAGCGAAAGTGCTACCTGGCAAATAAAGAATCTTTCTTTGAATGTAAGCCGGAAGTCTTTGGAAGTGGGGACTATTCCGGGTGAAAATGCAGATATTCATATATGGTTTGATGGTAATGGAACTTTGCGGATAAGTGCTCCGGAGAAAGTGGAACGTGTGTCTATCTACGGCATAGGAGGAGAACTTTTATATGAAGGACGTGGTGTTGCGGGTGTTTCCGGGATTAGCCTTCCGGCGGGATTGTATCTGGTGAAGGCGGTATGTGCCGGCGGACGTGTTTTTTCCGAGAAGGTAATTTGCAGATAG